In Alteromonas sp. V450, the following proteins share a genomic window:
- a CDS encoding NAD(P)-dependent alcohol dehydrogenase: MINAYAAMKVGGKLEKFQYDPGKLSSHDVEIDVESCGICHSDLSMLDNEWGMTQYPFVPGHEVIGTISQIGEHVTSLKVGQRVGLGWHSGYCNSCRTCEEGDHNLCADATMTIGGRHGGFADKVRAQARAVIPLPDSIDSAKAGPLFCGGITVFNPLVQFGISPTSEVGVVGIGGLGHLALQFLNAWGCKVVAFTSSESKKKEALQLGASDTINSRDENEIKKARSRFDLIISTVNVKLDWNLYLSTLAPKGRLHFVGATLEPLDIGAFNLIGGQKSVSGSPVGSPATIKTMLDFAAQHNIEPVTETFKFDDVNDAIARLRKGKAHYRIVLTK; the protein is encoded by the coding sequence ATGATTAATGCCTACGCCGCCATGAAAGTGGGTGGAAAGCTGGAAAAATTTCAGTATGACCCCGGTAAACTAAGCTCGCATGATGTCGAGATAGACGTGGAAAGCTGCGGCATTTGTCATAGCGATCTAAGTATGTTGGACAACGAATGGGGCATGACCCAGTACCCATTTGTACCGGGCCACGAAGTTATTGGTACTATTAGTCAAATAGGTGAGCATGTCACTTCACTCAAAGTGGGCCAGCGTGTAGGTTTAGGCTGGCATTCAGGTTATTGCAATAGCTGTAGAACCTGCGAAGAAGGTGATCATAATCTATGTGCTGACGCCACGATGACCATCGGTGGTCGTCACGGCGGATTCGCAGATAAAGTGCGCGCCCAGGCCCGTGCAGTTATCCCCCTACCCGATTCTATCGACAGTGCAAAAGCAGGCCCTTTGTTTTGCGGCGGCATTACTGTATTCAACCCTCTTGTCCAGTTTGGCATTAGCCCAACCAGCGAAGTGGGTGTAGTGGGTATTGGCGGTTTAGGCCATCTCGCTTTGCAGTTTTTAAATGCATGGGGATGCAAAGTGGTCGCTTTCACCTCAAGCGAATCTAAAAAGAAGGAAGCACTACAGCTAGGTGCATCAGATACAATTAACAGCCGCGATGAAAACGAGATTAAAAAAGCGCGCAGTCGGTTTGACTTAATTATTTCTACCGTAAATGTAAAGCTAGACTGGAATTTGTACCTATCTACATTGGCACCGAAAGGCCGACTTCACTTTGTAGGCGCCACCCTTGAACCGCTTGATATTGGTGCGTTTAATTTAATTGGTGGTCAGAAAAGTGTGTCGGGTTCGCCAGTGGGAAGCCCCGCAACCATTAAAACCATGCTAGATTTCGCAGCACAACACAATATTGAACCGGTGACCGAAACGTTCAAGTTCGATGACGTGAATGACGCAATTGCGCGATTAAGGAAAGGAAAAGCCCATTACAGGATCGTGCTGACGAAATAA